In the genome of Thiobacter sp. AK1, one region contains:
- a CDS encoding YeaH/YhbH family protein: MSQFVDRRLSGKNRSAVNRQRFLRRFKSQIRQAVREAVSGRKVADLERGEKISIPAKDLSEPVFHHGPGGRRVIVHPGNREFVTGDRIDRPEGGAGQGGGGGSPDGEGLDEFVFELSREEFMNYFFEDLALPDLVKKQLTAVPEVKRVRAGFVSQGNPANLHVVRSMKQAIGRRLAMSAGARHRLREAEEALEELKARGLAASPEAEALREEIEDLRARVAAVPFLDTWDLRYAHRIDQPQPTSQAVMFCIMDVSGSMDEQRKNIAKRFFMLLYLFLTRSYEKIDLVFIRHHTVAMEVDEEDFFHSRETGGTVASSALELMYEIIRERYPSAAWNIYCAQASDGDNWEGDSPRCRDLLLHSILPVVQYYAYVEIESEHPQSLWHEYEYVKSLYAHQFAMQRIRGLEDIYPVFRELFRKKVTS; the protein is encoded by the coding sequence ATGAGTCAGTTCGTCGATCGCCGTCTCTCTGGCAAGAATCGCAGCGCCGTCAATCGCCAGCGCTTCCTGCGCCGTTTCAAGAGCCAGATTCGGCAGGCGGTGCGGGAGGCGGTGTCAGGCCGTAAGGTGGCCGACCTAGAACGGGGCGAGAAAATTTCCATCCCCGCGAAAGATCTCTCGGAGCCGGTTTTCCATCACGGTCCGGGTGGCCGGCGGGTCATCGTCCATCCGGGCAACCGCGAGTTCGTCACCGGCGACCGCATCGACCGTCCCGAAGGCGGCGCGGGCCAGGGCGGCGGCGGGGGCTCGCCCGATGGTGAAGGCTTGGACGAATTTGTGTTCGAGCTCTCACGCGAAGAGTTCATGAATTACTTCTTCGAGGACCTGGCCTTGCCCGATCTGGTGAAGAAGCAGCTCACCGCCGTGCCGGAGGTCAAGCGTGTGCGGGCCGGCTTCGTGAGCCAGGGCAATCCCGCGAACCTGCACGTGGTGCGTTCCATGAAACAGGCCATAGGCCGCCGGCTCGCCATGTCCGCTGGCGCGCGGCACCGCCTGCGTGAGGCGGAAGAGGCGCTAGAGGAACTTAAGGCGCGGGGTCTCGCTGCCAGCCCTGAAGCCGAGGCACTGCGTGAGGAGATCGAGGATCTGCGCGCGCGGGTGGCGGCGGTTCCTTTCCTGGATACTTGGGACCTGCGCTATGCCCACCGCATCGATCAGCCCCAGCCCACTAGTCAGGCAGTGATGTTTTGCATCATGGACGTGTCGGGCTCCATGGACGAGCAGCGCAAAAACATCGCCAAGCGCTTCTTCATGCTGCTCTACCTGTTCCTCACCCGCAGCTACGAAAAGATCGACCTGGTGTTCATTCGCCACCACACCGTGGCCATGGAAGTGGACGAAGAGGACTTTTTCCATTCGCGGGAAACGGGCGGTACGGTGGCATCCAGTGCGCTGGAGCTCATGTACGAGATCATCCGTGAGCGCTATCCCAGCGCTGCTTGGAACATCTACTGCGCCCAGGCGTCAGACGGCGACAATTGGGAAGGGGATTCGCCGCGCTGCCGCGACCTTCTGCTCCACTCCATCCTGCCCGTGGTGCAGTACTACGCCTATGTGGAGATCGAGTCGGAACATCCCCAGAGCCTGTGGCACGAGTACGAATACGTGAAGTCGCTTTATGCCCACCAGTTCGCCATGCAGCGCATCCGCGGCTTGGAGGACATCTACCCCGTGTTCCGCGAACTGTTCCGCAAGAAGGTCACGTCATGA
- a CDS encoding DUF2062 domain-containing protein has translation MREQRQPCDHSGHDPEGGCPARQQRLLLQPRNAQDKRYNERSHIAPMKHHLRKYLPDAKHVREHRAVRWLAPLLHHPNLWHFNRRSVAGGVAVGLFTGLIPGPVQMLFAAILSVVFRVNLPVAVLTTLYTNPFTFVPLYLIAYKIGRWIYPNSGPQVSGFEFDWQGNWLAAIPAFFHWVASLGPTLLVGVLILGASLALLGYFTVRLLWRLGVVLQWRRRQRRNVPRS, from the coding sequence ATGCGGGAGCAGCGCCAGCCCTGCGACCACAGCGGGCACGATCCAGAGGGCGGCTGTCCAGCTCGGCAGCAGCGCCTGCTGCTGCAACCACGCAACGCCCAGGACAAACGCTACAATGAGCGCTCTCACATCGCCCCCATGAAGCATCACCTGCGTAAATATCTCCCCGACGCCAAGCATGTGCGCGAACACCGCGCGGTGCGCTGGCTGGCTCCCCTCCTCCATCACCCCAACCTCTGGCACTTTAACCGCCGGTCGGTGGCGGGCGGCGTGGCGGTGGGACTGTTCACCGGCCTCATCCCGGGACCGGTGCAGATGCTGTTTGCCGCGATTCTCTCGGTGGTGTTCCGGGTAAACCTACCCGTGGCGGTACTCACCACCCTCTACACCAACCCGTTCACCTTCGTGCCCCTGTACTTGATCGCCTACAAGATCGGGCGCTGGATCTATCCCAACTCCGGCCCCCAGGTATCTGGCTTCGAGTTCGACTGGCAGGGCAACTGGCTGGCGGCCATTCCCGCCTTCTTCCATTGGGTCGCCTCGCTGGGCCCCACACTGCTGGTTGGCGTGCTGATCCTGGGCGCCAGCCTGGCGCTTCTCGGCTACTTTACGGTGCGCCTGCTGTGGCGGCTGGGAGTGGTGCTCCAGTGGCGGCGCCGCCAACGCAGGAATGTACCACGGTCATGA
- a CDS encoding SpoVR family protein, translating into MKEDAPVGERRPISEGSDWNFDLLRAYDREIARVAAHYGLDTYPNQIEIITSEQMIDAYSSVGMPVGYHHWSFGKHFMATQKSYKRGQMGLAYEIVINSNPCIAYLMEENTMTMQALVIAHACYGHNSFFKGNYLFRTWTDAEAILDYLVFARNFVAECEERYGEEAVEEILDSCHALMNYGVDRYKRPARLSMAKEQARQREREEYLQSQVNLLWRTLPVKEAAEREQREERFPAEPQENLLYFIEKHAPRLAPWQRELVRIVRKIAQYFYPQRQTQVMNEGWATFWHYTLLNHLYEEGRLTDGFMIEFLQSHTNVVYQPPFYSRAYSGINPYALGFNLFRDIRRICEHPTEEDRRWFPELAGADWRKVLDFAMRNFKDESFIAQYLSPHLIREMRLFAVADDDREEQLEVAAIHDEAGYQQVRRWLADQYNLGQREPNIQVWEVDLYGDRSLTLRHFMHERRPLGETTPEMLKHIARLWGYDVYLESVDESGEVQFAGECRV; encoded by the coding sequence ATGAAGGAGGACGCGCCCGTGGGTGAACGCCGACCCATTTCCGAAGGCTCCGACTGGAACTTCGATCTCCTGCGCGCCTATGACCGGGAGATCGCTCGCGTCGCGGCTCATTATGGGCTGGATACCTATCCCAACCAGATCGAGATCATCACCTCGGAACAGATGATCGATGCCTACTCTTCTGTGGGCATGCCCGTGGGCTACCACCACTGGTCCTTCGGCAAGCACTTCATGGCCACACAGAAGAGCTACAAACGGGGACAGATGGGGCTCGCCTACGAGATTGTCATCAATTCCAACCCCTGCATCGCCTATCTGATGGAGGAGAACACCATGACCATGCAGGCACTGGTAATCGCCCATGCCTGCTACGGCCACAACTCCTTCTTCAAGGGCAACTACCTGTTCCGCACCTGGACCGATGCCGAGGCCATCTTGGATTACCTGGTTTTTGCGCGCAACTTCGTCGCCGAGTGCGAGGAACGTTATGGCGAAGAAGCAGTAGAGGAAATCCTTGATTCCTGTCATGCGCTGATGAACTATGGCGTGGACCGCTACAAGCGTCCGGCGCGGCTGTCGATGGCCAAGGAGCAGGCGCGCCAACGTGAACGGGAGGAATATCTGCAATCGCAGGTGAACCTACTCTGGCGCACCCTGCCGGTGAAGGAAGCCGCTGAGCGGGAGCAACGGGAGGAACGCTTCCCGGCCGAGCCGCAGGAGAACCTGCTTTACTTCATCGAAAAACACGCGCCGCGCCTCGCGCCCTGGCAGCGGGAGCTCGTGCGCATCGTGCGCAAGATCGCCCAGTATTTCTACCCGCAGCGCCAGACCCAGGTGATGAACGAGGGTTGGGCAACCTTCTGGCATTACACCCTGCTCAACCATCTCTACGAGGAGGGGCGGCTCACCGATGGCTTCATGATCGAGTTCCTGCAGTCCCACACGAATGTCGTCTATCAACCGCCCTTCTACAGCCGGGCGTATAGCGGCATCAATCCTTACGCGCTGGGCTTCAACTTATTCCGCGACATCCGCCGCATTTGCGAGCACCCCACGGAGGAAGACCGCCGCTGGTTCCCAGAGCTGGCGGGCGCCGACTGGCGCAAGGTATTGGACTTCGCCATGCGCAACTTCAAGGACGAAAGCTTCATCGCCCAATATCTCTCGCCGCACCTCATCCGCGAGATGCGCCTGTTCGCCGTGGCGGACGACGACCGCGAAGAGCAACTGGAAGTGGCAGCCATCCACGACGAGGCCGGTTATCAGCAGGTGCGGCGCTGGCTCGCCGATCAATACAACCTAGGTCAGCGCGAACCCAACATCCAAGTGTGGGAGGTGGACCTCTACGGCGACCGCTCCCTCACCCTGCGCCACTTCATGCACGAGCGCCGGCCCTTGGGCGAAACCACGCCGGAAATGCTCAAACATATCGCCCGCCTCTGGGGCTACGACGTCTATCTCGAGAGCGTGGACGAGAGCGGCGAGGTCCAGTTCGCGGGCGAATGTCGCGTCTAA